The proteins below come from a single Mugil cephalus isolate CIBA_MC_2020 chromosome 7, CIBA_Mcephalus_1.1, whole genome shotgun sequence genomic window:
- the ndufb3 gene encoding NADH dehydrogenase [ubiquinone] 1 beta subcomplex subunit 3: MGGDHGHSKMSMPDWQQWKTEGTPLKFTQERLAARGLKDPWARNEAWRYSGGFARAVTFSEVLLKGFKWGFAAFTVALAVEYALSPPKKGGH; this comes from the exons ATGGGAGGTGACCACGGCCACAGCAAGATGTCCATGCCTGATTGGCAACAGTGGAAGACGGAGGGAACACCACTGAAGTTCACACAGGAGAGGCTGGCAGCCAGGGGCCTCAAGGACCCATGGGCACG CAATGAGGCATGGAGATACTCAGGAGGCTTCGCTCGTGCTGTGACTTTCTCAGAAGTTCTGCTGAAAGGATTTAAATGGGGCTTTGCTGCCTTCACCGTTGCGTTGGCAGTGGAGTACGCCCTGTCCCCTCCAAAGAAAGGAGGCCACTAA